Proteins from a genomic interval of Lolium perenne isolate Kyuss_39 chromosome 1, Kyuss_2.0, whole genome shotgun sequence:
- the LOC127348407 gene encoding histidine--tRNA ligase, cytoplasmic, producing the protein MATPPPPPAAAAVTLGGKGVVLTPAAVYALSLGLADPVIDPSALQRLSNRAASPQELPKSLQELALAPHESRAAAAVLLNKLLLTAADSSSALVTAATATTLAGSLDLAAAPPPASRDEASIAAASAPVAVALAALIDCCAAPLVSIADAVAALSCEAARGDLVAFDVPASGDGLSVKDEADVAADVKTLLLGSKLVSTGGGGPSGAFFTKVPAVNGAFREAVRALHKRVRVELNAPVKLGKRDAGETGEGKEEALMVVVAQLARSVHAMCKLSIARARFCAGSIADPELREKLAGGTNVDDLTGMFAKVTIESDAVSFLRRAYSYLLKFRDFLAWEAAVAMAVIEMDSSIEKPQATAENEAGSSTEKQQAGGKKDKGDRKSKKKTLGKGTSAVLMLLRDHATDGKAVPCVNSALIADWGIEMSLFFDPKCPKLEPLVKKVKEIVESNEVGRLPKIPKGTRDFGREQMAIRERAFAIITGVFKMHGGVALDTPVFELRETLMGKYGEDSKLIYDLADQGGELCSLRYDLTVPFARYVAMNNLSAIKRYQIAKVYRRDNPSKGRYREFYQCDFDIAGVYEPMEPDFEVIKVLTELLDKLDIGVYEVKLNHRKLLDGMLEICGVPAEKFRTVCSSIDKLDKLTFEEVKKELVEDKGVSDETAENIGSLVKTKGPPLEVLLELRKEGSKFMQNEGSVAALNELEILFKALEKANAIDRISFDLSLARGLDYYTGVIYEAVFKGTTQVGSIAAGGRYDKLVGMFSNKQVPAVGVSLGIERVFAIMEQQEKDKNEVIRATETEVLVSILGKDLVLAAELVNELWSAGIKAEFKLTTRVQNHIKYATQTGIPWMVLVGESEMKAGKVKLKDIRANQEEEVLRKDFVQVLKQRLSNP; encoded by the exons ATGGccactcctcctccacctcccgccgccgccgccgtgacgCTCGGCGGCAAGGGCGTCGTGCTCACCCCCGCCGCCGTCTACGCTCTCTCCCTCGGCCTCGCCGACCCCGTCATCGACCCCTCCGCGCTCCAGAGGCTCTCCAACCGCGCCGCCTCTCCACAGGAGCTCCCCAAATCCCTCCAAGAATTGGCTTTGGCGCCGCACGAATCCCGCGCGGCCGCGGCggtgcttctcaacaagctcctcctCACGGCGGCCGACTCCTCTTCCGCGCTCGTCACCGCCGCGACGGCCACCACCCTCGCCGGCTCCCTCGacctcgccgccgcgccgcctcccgcCAGCCGGGACGAGGCCTCCATCGCCGCGGCGTCCGCGCCGGTGGCCGTCGCCCTCGCGGCCCTGATCGACTGCTGCGCCGCCCCACTTGTCTCCATCGCAGACGCCGTCGCCGCGCTCTCATGCGAGGCCGCTCGCGGGGACCTTGTGGCGTTCGACGTGCCCGCCTCCGGCGACGGCCTGTCCGTCAAGGACgaggccgacgtggccgctgatgTCAAGACGCTTTTGCTCGGGTCCAAACTGGTcagcaccggcggaggcggccccTCCGGGGCCTTCTTCACCAAGGTGCCCGCCGTGAATGGGGCCTTCCGTGAAGCAGTGCGCGCTCTGCACAAGAGGGTGCGGGTCGAGCTCAACGCTCCGGTGAAGCTGGGAAAGAGGGATGCTGGGGAAACCGGTGAGGGGAAGGAGGAGGCCTTGATGGTTGTTGTGGCACAACTCGCGAGGTCGGTGCACGCAATGTGCAAGCTCAGCATCGCTCGGGCAAGGTTCTGTGCAGGCAGCATTGCAGATCCCGAGCTCCGGGAGAAGCTTGCCGGCGGCACTAATGTTGATGACTTGACGGGGATGTTTGCTAAGGTTACGATTGAATCGGACGCCGTGTCTTTCTTGCGGAGGGCGTACAGCTACTTGCTCAAGTTTAGGGACTTCCTTGCGTGGGAGGCAGCTGTGGCCATGGCAGTGATTGAAATGGATAGTTCAATTGAGAAGCCACAGGCTACTGCGGAGAATGAAGCCGGCAGTTCGACGGAGAAGCAACAAGCTGGTGGGAAAAAAGACAAGGGTGAcaggaaaagcaagaagaaaacgTTGGGGAAGGGTACTTCTGCTGTACTGATGCTGCTTAGGGATCATGCTACAGATGGAAAGGCCGTTCCTTGTGTGAATTCTGCATTGATTGCAGATTGGGGAATCGAGATGTCTCTGTTCTTTGATCCTAAGTGCCCCAAATTGGAGCCCCTTGTTAAGAAAGTCAAGGAGATTGTAGAGAGCAATGAAGTGGGGAGATTGCCTAAAATTCCCAAG GGAACACGTGACTTTGGGAGAGAGCAAATGGCCATAAGGGAGCGCGCTTTTGCTATAATAACTGGTGTATTTAAGATGCATGGTGGTGTTGCACTTGATACACCTGTGTTTGAGTTGAGAGAAACCCTTATGGGAAAATATGGCGAAGACTCAAAATTGATATATGACCTTGCTGATCAG GGTGGTGAGCTTTGCTCTTTGCGGTATGATCTGACTGTTCCATTTGCACGTTATGTTGCCATGAATAACCTAAGTGCAATCAAGAGATACCAGATAGCAAAAGTATACAGGAGGGATAACCCATCAAAGGGAAGATATCGAGAATTCTACCAATGCGACTTCGACATTGCTGGAGTATATGAGCCAATGGAACCAGATTTCGAGGTTATCAAAGTATTGACTGAATTGCTGGATAAGCTGGATATTGGTGTGTATGAGGTAAAATTAAATCACAGAAAGTTGCTTGATGGAATGTTGGAGATCTGTGGCGTGCCTGCTGAGAAGTTCAGAACAGTTTGCTCAAGTATTGATAAGCTAGACAAACTTACCTTTGAAGAGGTGAAAAAGGAACTG GTGGAAGATAAAGGGGTATCGGATGAAACCGCTGAAAATATTGGCAGTTTAGTGAAGACAAAAGGGCCACCACTGGAAGTTTTGCTGGAATTGAGAAAGGAGGGTAGCAAGTTCATGCAGAACGAGGGGTCTGTTGCTGCATTAAATGAGCTGGAGATATTATTCAAAGCTCTAGAAAAAGCAAATGCGATTGACAGGATAAGTTTTGACTTAAGCCTTGCTAGAGGCCTTGATTACTATACTGGTGTGATATATGAAGCTGTGTTCAAGGGCACTACACAG GTTGGATCTATTGCGGCTGGTGGCAGGTACGACAAACTTGTCGGTATGTTCAGCAACAAGCAAGTCCCTGCTGTTGGAGTCAGCCTTGGAATAGAAAGGGTCTTTGCAATCATGGAACAACAGGAGAAAGATAAAAATGAG GTGATCAGGGCTACCGAGACGGAGGTTTTGGTGTCAATTCTAGGAAAGGACCTTGTATTGGCTGCCGAGCTTGTGAACGAATTGTGGAGTGCTGGGATAAAGGCAGAGTTCAAGCTCACCACCAGGGTGCAGAACCACATAAAGTATGCGACACAAACAGGCATTCCGTGGATGGTGCTGGTCGGTGAGTCTGAAATGAAGGCGGGAAAGGTGAAATTGAAGGACATTAGAGCTAACCAGGAAGAGGAAGTTCTAAGGAAGGATTTTGTTCAGGTGCTGAAGCAGAGATTGTCTAACCCTTAG
- the LOC139838337 gene encoding zinc finger BED domain-containing protein DAYSLEEPER-like: MSSQPVVTASRVRTELDLYLEEPNIPMTTELDIIGWWKFGGIKYPTLQRMAHDILPIPVTTVASESAFSTSGRVLSAHRGSLAPNMAEALMCMQAWSRADMLGDCNSTLYAEFQSVLADEEEPMDEDVSILTEE, from the exons ATGTCTTCTCAGCCGGTTGTGACTGCTTCTCGTGTGCGCACTGAATTGGATCTATACTTGGAAGAGCCCAATATCCCAATGACTacagagctggacatcatcggctGGTGGAAATTTGGAGGCATCAAGTATCCTACTTTGCAAAGAATGGCTCATGATATATTGCCAATACCGGTAACAACTGTTGCGTCTGAATCTGCCTTCAGCACTAGCGGTAGAGTACTTAGTGCACACCGTGGTTCGCTTGCTCCAAATATGGCTGAAGCCCTCATGTGTATGCAAGCTTGGTCTCGCGCTGACATGTTAG GGGATTGCAATTCTACTCTCTATGCCGAGTTCCAGTCTGTTCTTGCTGATGAAGAAGAACCAATG GATGAAGATGTGTCCATCTTAACTGAAGAATAA
- the LOC127348419 gene encoding bifunctional protein FolD 2: MAQIIDGKAIAAEIRREIAAEVAELSSAHNIVPGLAVVIVGSRKDSQTYVLMKRKACAEAGIRSVDVDLPEDISEAALVAEVHRLNADPSVHGILVQLPLPKHINEENILNEISIEKDVDGFHPLNIGKLAMKGRDPLFLPCTPKGCMELLSRSGVTVKGKNAVVVGRSNIVGLPVSLLLLKADATVSIVHSRTPNPEVIVRQADIIIAAAGQAMMIKGDWIKPGAAVIDVGTNSIDDPTRKSGYRLVGDVDFTEASKVAGHLTPVPGGVGPMTVAMLLKNTVDGAKRGIVS; the protein is encoded by the exons ATGGCGCAGATCATCGACGGCAAGGCCATCGCCGCCGAAATCCGGCGCGAAATCGCGGCAGAGGTCGCCGAGCTCTCCTCCGCGCACAACATC GTGCCCGGGCTGGCGGTGGTCATCGTGGGGAGCAGGAAGGACTCGCAGACGTACGTGCTCATGAAGCGCAAGGCCTGCGCCGAGGCCGGCATCCGCTCCGTCGACGTCGACCTCCCCGAGGACATCTCCGAGGCCGCGCTCGTCGCCGAGGTCCACCGCCTCAACGCCGACCCCTCCGTACACG GCATTCTTGTTCAGCTTCCATTGCCCAAGCATATCAATGAAGAAAATATATTAAACGAGATCTCCATTGAGAAAGATGTTGATGGTTTTCATCCTCTGAACATTGGTAAGCTCGCAATGAAAGGTAGAGATCCTCTGTTCCTACCTTGCACGCCAAAG GGATGCATGGAGCTCCTATCACGAAGTGGAGTCACTGTTAAAGGAAAAAATGCAGTTGTGGTAGGGCGTAGCAACATTGTGGGTTTACCAGTATCCCTTCTTCTTCTGAAAGCAGATGCAACCGTGTCAATCGTACATTCACGGACCCCTAATCCTGAAGTAATTGTGCGGCAAGCAGACATCATCATTGCAGCAGCTGGGCAGGCTATGATG ATCAAGGGAGACTGGATCAAACCTGGTGCTGCGGTCATCGATGTCGGGACAAATTCCATCGACGACCCAACAAGGAAGTCTGGATACAGGCTTGTCGGTGATGTGGATTTCACGGAGGCAAGCAAGGTCGCAGGTCACCTGACTCCAGTTCCAGGAGGCGTTGGGCCAATGACCGTGGCGATGCTGCTGAAGAACACAGTGGACGGCGCCAAGAGGGGAATAGTCTCATAG